The Oryza brachyantha chromosome 6, ObraRS2, whole genome shotgun sequence region CTGGCCAATGAAAACCAAAATGAGCTCATGTGTGTAGTTTAAAGATACATGGCATAATATTACAGAAGTCGCCGTGACAAAGTGACCTAAGAACAAATTGTGCTCACCCGACAGAAAAGAATAGGACCGGACTATATATAACTACAGCAAAAAGGCCACGAGTTCAAACATTTCGATTTATTCAAGCTGCACTTGAGAGAACATTTGATTTCTGAACATAGATCAGTGGGCAGCATCTCTGCTGTAGTACTGATCCAATGTCTTCGCAGGGATACGATGGAGAAGTTCACGAGGGAATATGCGCAGCAATGTCCATGCTAGGTCAAGTGACTGAAAGATGTTTCTTGTATCATATGCTCCCTGTGTTACAAATTTCCTCTCAAATTTGTCGAGGAATTCCAGATAAAGCTGCACAGGAGATAAAGAACAATATAtgagatttattttttctaaagaaaacgTCAACTTACAAATTATCAATTGTGACTGTACAAACCAGATCCTCAGAAGAGAGTGCCTCCTCTCCAACAACTGCTTTCATGGCCTGGACATCCTTTCCAATAGCATAGTTGGCATAAAGCTGTAAAATGAAACAGTAGACATGAGTTCCACTGAAGTAGATGCTAGagcttaaagaaaaaaatctatggaGTCCAAATACGTACCTGGTTAGAGACATCTGAATGGTCTCGACGGGTCATACCCTCACCAATAGCACTCTGCAAGAAATATTAGACAGTTCTTAGAACTTAAATAATGGTTGTAGCATGTAACTGCTACAACTTTATGTGAAATTTGTATTGATAAGCAACCTCACCTTCATCAATCGAGAGAGAGATGGCAAGACATTGATGGGTGGGTATATCTGAAAGTAATACGCAAATATTTAGTTAAGAGTAAGAATATAGAACATCCATAAATTACATTTCATGTGTTccatatggaaaaaaataacagcAAGTTATAATAAGAGTTATAGCTTGACAATACGAAGCTTCCTATTACTGTTACAAAGGTGTCATCTTTATTCCACTTAATAAGTATAAAAGAACGCAAAAGAAAGTACCTGTCTGTTATGCAGCTGCCTGTCAATGTATATCTGTCCTTCGGTAATGTATCCCGTAAGATCAGGAGTTGGATGTGTAATATCTGTTTAGGATGAAACAGCACAAATGTTAAGCATTATTTGTGATATGTTCAGGattaaaacaaatcacaacgTGGCCAATAACATGAATGATAAAAGATCCATGCAATAGACATGTGCCAACACAAGTAACTTAAGTCCAGCTCAGAGATGTTCATGTTGGGCTAGTGCATATACTCATCTGCATTAACTAATATGGCAGATAACTCATTGGAAACAACACGAGTAAGAAAAGGTTGCGGCATATAATACACCTGATAGGATGGTACTCTTCGCATACTTCAGGAACAAAAACATGTTTATATAATGCTCACAAGATAGTTGTAGTGGagatataaaactaaaataaatcagCCAACAGTCACTTACCATCATTAGGCATTGTTAAAATGGGAATTTGGGTAATGGAGCCTGATCTTCCTTCAATACGCCCAGCTCGCTCATATATGGTTGCGAGATCAGTATACATATATCCAGGATAACCACGCCTACCTGGCACTTCTTCTCGGGCAGCTGATACCTACATAAAAGCACAATTGCCATGTATTAATTCTGATGACAGTAAATAACATAACATCATTCATCATTTATTGCAGTCAAACATAAAAGTAGATGCAAAATGCAAAATACTCATTTTAGATAAGAGAAAACCACAACACAATGTTAGAAGCTAATAGAAAcacaaataattatttaacatCTAAATGTAGCCATTTTTTGGTCAGCGGTAACATGATCAAATGAAAAATCATGACCTTTTCACAACATATCATAACCAAGCTAATGCCATTTCTGATAAATGTTCAGTTGTTAGATGCTACAAAAGTTTGTACCAGTGACATGCAGACTAACAGAAAAATGTGGCCTTTCATGATCAATTCATTCAACCATGAAAGTTTGTAATCACATGGATGATGGATGGCATTCTTAGTTTTAGTAAGGATATCAAACCTATATATGATTCCTTGAAAATCAATTGTCTATGAAAGAGATATCTAGGAAAATGTGCATCCATGGAATTAGGTTATAAGAATAGCTAATAAAACAGAAAGGAACAAATTATACATTATCATACAAGATATCAAGCAAAATACCTCACGCAGCGCATCTGCGTATGAACTCATATCTGTCAAGATGACAAGTACGTGCTTCCCACATTCATATGCCAAATATTCTGCAGTTGTTAGTGCAATTCGAGGGGTAATGATACGTTCAATGGTAGGATCATTCGCCTGTAAAACAGAGTAGCTTGGTGTTAAAAATATGTCTACCTTTAGCAATCAGGTCAACTTCTGTTAAAGATAGAAGGATGTAGCTATAAAGATACAGAAATTAAGCACAGCTACAGTAGCAAAGGTGTGTTCCATACTAGTATACTACAAATCGATACTGAtaacttcaaaaatatattgtacaTACCAAATTCAGAAAAAGGGTGACCCGCTCCATCGACCCATTCTCTTCAAAATCACGTTTGAAGAATTGGGCTGTTTCCATATTCACTCCCATAGCAGCAAACACAATAGCAAAGttatcatcttcaccacccTGGAGATTAAGGAAACCAGAAAATAAGTGAACTACAATTAAGAAATGTATTCATGGAAAAAACTGAACAGGCCTAAATTGTTCTACAGCATACCATATGATCTTTTTCCCCacagaaatttaaaatactaTAATGCCACCATCCAACCATTGTTGAAAGAACAGGATGTTCCAATCAGGAACTTATGTAGGATTTCATGTACAGCTAAAGTTATTAGGCTATATGAATTGTATCTAGTAATGCTAACATGTGAAGCGAAATCTCAATGGATCATCAAGTATTTGCTCTGATTATCTTtgtgagatatatatatattaggtaCCTCTGCATGCTTGCCTTTATCCAAACTTTTGACGAGGCCAGCTTGGCGACAAATTTGGGCAGCAATTTCATTATGAGGAAGACCAGCAGCAGAAAAGAGAGGAATCTTTTGGCCTCGAGCAATGGAGTTCATGACATCAATGGTGGATATCCCCGTTTGAATCATCTCTTCCGGATAGGTTCTTTCACTGGGATTAATTGAACTTCCTGAAATAAAGATCAGAACACATGGAAATATAAGATTAACCACCGGCCATACTTATTACATGCACTGAGCTGTGAACTTCAATAACAGTGTGCTTGGTTTGAGAAAAACTTACCAGAGATATCCAAGTATGCCTCGGGCAAAATAGGTGGACCATTATCAATTGGTTTTCCAGAACCATTGAAAATGCGCCCAAGCATATCAAGTGAGACAGGAGTTTTGAGGACCTATAGGAAGAAATTATAACCATAGGCATAAGTAAACATTGCAGCTACTTCTCAGTGCATATATGTAAACAGATAAAGGTGGAAATACAAGATTATTCAAGTCATGCATAATAGTCAACAATCAACAAGAGTAAAGAATTTTAAGGTTCAGAATACATGTACTTCTCAATAGTCCTTTCTCTTATCAATTGTATATCTGAGAGTGAAATAATTTCTCCAAATTAACACTGTCCAGTTCACAGCATTTGGCCTATTAGAAAACTTGAACCACTATGGAAGTAACCAGGAACATACCTCTCCTGTGAACTGCACGGTAGTATATTTGTTGTCTATTCCTGAAGTGCCTTCAAACACCTAGAAAATCAAGTAATTCAGTAACAAAATGTTAACTTTCTGTATAACACATACCATACAAATAATGCAAATCTAAATCCAATCTCACGAACAAAACAAGACTTTCAATCTTTTCATAGAAATAACCTGTACAACAGCCTTTTCACCATCAACTTCTAGAACTTGGCCACGGCGAGTGGTGCCATCTCCCAATCGGATGTTTACAATTTCCTGGTACTTTGGGCCCTGAAGATAGTTACATGAAGAAAGAAATGCTGAGTGTAACTTGCTGTCAGATTGGCCCATTCAAAATTTGTAGAGTTACACTAGAACTGCAAATTAGAGAAGGCATACACACCTTTACTTTATCCAAGATAACCAGAGGTCCTGCCACACCAGAAACAGTTCTGTActctgcaaataaaaaaagtatggAACATCTTTGTTAGGCtgcttgaaaaaaattgatctaaTCACAGCATTAAGACGAAGTGAGCCTGCAAAGCTGGAACAGTGTCTGTGCCATGATGAATTGTTCTTTTGTGAAATTTGCACTTCTATGTGTGCTCCAAATCTCagtaaatactccctctgtttcagaTTGTAAGAATACAAACCATATAAATTGATCAATGGATGAACCCAGACAAGGCTGAAAATTCTTACAACAAGGAACTGAGGGAGTACATAGCAAACAAAAGAATATGGTAAACTGAAAGCATGGCCTAACCAGTAACCACTGTGCCAAGATCTGATGTAGCGTTGTACAGTTAAGACTGCAATGCTATGACAACAATGAACATCACCAGTCATGATTGGCACACTAAGTTATGTACTTCAACAAAACCTCTGACTATGAAATTGGCATTATTATTAGCATAACCAGCAATTTTAAGTACCAATACACTAACATTTCCAACATTTATTTCAGCAGGCTGATAGTGAGTACCAAGCTATAACAACATCCAATGATCTACCATTTAGATTGCGCCCATTGTCAAACAAGGcgcttaaattttaaaaattttaaccagGTTCTTTTCCTTTACAACAATAGTCTGGCGTGCCAGTGCCAATGCAGGCACTGGTCAATTGCGACAGTGCTAGAAGCCTCTGAGCAAACACAAAATGGACAGGCCACTGAACCCACAAAAAACTACAATATAAAGACGTGCTGCAAGAGATTCAATCTCATTGCTAGCTCGACTCACCCATGCCGATCTCCAGGGTCCCCTCCTCCAGATCGGCGCCATCCTTCACCAGACCCATGGTGGAGCAACCTGCACACAGGTAACATCATCAACCTCAACAGATCGAAAAAACAATGACCCTAACGAGACCGATCGCTCTATTATCCTAGAGCACcgacaattaaaaaaaaactttcaatCCTCTCGGCCAATCACTCCGCCCTATCACTCTGAATCAGGGCGGACCTAACGTGTGGGTTCAGTTGAACCCCCCATAAATTTGGTCACGGGACAAGAGCTTCCAGATCTAGAAGAGACGATCAGGTTAAGGCAAGGAGAGAAGGTGTCGGCAGGGAGGGATCAGAGAAGTGCGGGTGGCTCAACGGTGAGGATGCGGCGGAAGCAGCACAggacgccggcgccaccgctctCGCGGGATATGGAGATCGGCCACGCACGGCGCAAGCTCGCGGGGGTTGCCGACTACCCGAGGAAGGGGGGTGGGGGACGGGGAGGAGACCATCTCGGCGGCTCCTCcccgcccggtcgccgtctCCCGGTCgcgccggggaggagagacAAGATGAGGACGAGCGGACACGGGCACGCGCGGATCGGGCTCGCTCTAATCTGGCGGTGAACAGCGAGAGGTGACGCGAAGCTTACCTCGGATCGgaaccaccaccagcagcagcggcggtaggccggcggcgaggcggagggggaggagggcgagCGGTGGATCGGATCGGCGACGAGAcgggtgggggaggggaggggggagaggaagagaaaacgTAGTA contains the following coding sequences:
- the LOC102700533 gene encoding V-type proton ATPase subunit B 1; this encodes MGLVKDGADLEEGTLEIGMEYRTVSGVAGPLVILDKVKGPKYQEIVNIRLGDGTTRRGQVLEVDGEKAVVQVFEGTSGIDNKYTTVQFTGEVLKTPVSLDMLGRIFNGSGKPIDNGPPILPEAYLDISGSSINPSERTYPEEMIQTGISTIDVMNSIARGQKIPLFSAAGLPHNEIAAQICRQAGLVKSLDKGKHAEGGEDDNFAIVFAAMGVNMETAQFFKRDFEENGSMERVTLFLNLANDPTIERIITPRIALTTAEYLAYECGKHVLVILTDMSSYADALREVSAAREEVPGRRGYPGYMYTDLATIYERAGRIEGRSGSITQIPILTMPNDDITHPTPDLTGYITEGQIYIDRQLHNRQIYPPINVLPSLSRLMKSAIGEGMTRRDHSDVSNQLYANYAIGKDVQAMKAVVGEEALSSEDLLYLEFLDKFERKFVTQGAYDTRNIFQSLDLAWTLLRIFPRELLHRIPAKTLDQYYSRDAAH